Part of the Ammospiza caudacuta isolate bAmmCau1 chromosome 3, bAmmCau1.pri, whole genome shotgun sequence genome, GTTAAAAGTGAAGATACTTCAGGCAAGAAGCTATAAATGCCTCTGTGAAATATTTAGATATTGGAATATTTGAAAAACTTCTGCTACACATTGCTTAGAATGGTTTACGATATAATTACAGGAATTACAGATCTCAATGTTACACCcatttttttgttctgctttttttgaGGGAAGGCAAACTGAACACCAAACTGGTCTGGTTGAGGACTTCTGAATCCTCTTTGGTTAATTTTGTTCTCTCAAATTTGAAGCATCACTCCCTGTCCTTGCAAGGTGCTCAAGGCAGATGGCCATCCTTCCTGTCTGAATGGTGACGGGCTTTCTCCGGGCTGGTGAGAATGTTGTTCCACGGGACCATCCAGTCAAGGAGGACACGCGAAGGGACCTTCCACCGTTCTCTTCTAAGACAAAGCTTAGCAAGTAAGTACAACAGAATGCAAGTTGGGTCAATTTAGGAATTCAGCAGAGAGGCTTCTACTGTACCTAGCAGATCGGAACTTGAGCTCATGGTAGCACTGCACAAAGCTGTGATAAATGAAAGTGATTGGCAGGGCTAATAAAACGATGCCACTAACCACACAAATTCCTCCAAGAATCCTTCCTGGGACAGTGATGGGACACATGTCACCGTAACCAACCGTGGTCATCGAGATGATCACCCACCAACAAGCAGCAGGAATGCTGGCATAATCCTTATTCTTTGTTCCCAAGTCCAGCCCATTTTCAAGAAGCTGTGAAAGTGCACTGAAAATTGCCATAGCAACACAGATAAAGACAAGTAGCATCACCATCTCTCTGTAACAACGCTTCAGAGTCAGACCAAGTGTTTGAAGGCCAATGAAATGACGGGCCAGTTTAATCACCCAAAAGATTCTCATCATTCTTAAGACCCTCAAGGTGACTCCGGCCCTCTGAAGCTGTGAATTTTCCCCTGTGAAAACTGTCATTAGAACAGAGATGTAGTAAGGAGTAATTGCCAGCAAATCAATGATGTTGAGAGGTCTTCTGACAAACTCACACTTGTTTTTGGAGACGATGAACCTCACAATGCATTCAGCAGTGAACCAGCCTATGCAGATAGCTTCAATTATCCtgccaaaagaaacaaaggacaGCATTTATGGTCTGTGCAAAGTCTTCAGGGGATGTTTTGTTTGTTCACAGATATTACCAAAGTGACACTTAAGACTTTCACAGACAACAAACAGAAAGCCATGCCATCCTTATCCTGCACCTGGCACTGGATTTCAGCAATTAACCTGAGGATCTAGAGAGAGTTTGAACAGATAATTGCTAAGAATTCACTCACTGGTCATTTTCTTTGAGTTACGGATTGCTACTAGTCATAGTACTGGACAAATATGCCCACAAAAACTGGACTCCTACAGGAAATAAGACATCAATGCCAATGTGTAACCATATCTAGAACAGCTGGGTttggattggggtttttttgctgctgttgttgattgagttttgggggattttttttaaaatttttttaagtctGTGAGGCCTGATCCACTTGGGAATGCCAAGGGTTGTAGATCAGTGAACTGTCTGGTTATGAACAGTAATGTATAGAACCAGACTGctaaaataaaatggaagtgCAGATGGAACAGGCAGATATAAGTATTTGCATTGAATGATTCATGCATATTAATTCTTTAGGAACTAACCCAAACCAGTCTATCTGATCTGCATCCCAAACAGGGGCTTACCTGCAGTCAGACCTATACAGGTATTACCAATAAATACAGatggtattttattttcagtattgCATCCATAAAGTACTACGCTTGTATCCTTCCATTTACCACTATGCTCTGCATTActgaattttctcttttgctgtaAATATAAGTCCACCTGAACTATATTGCAGCAAAAATGCAAGGTAAACAGATGTTAAGGTAATAGGCAGGATCCTCTTCTTGCCAAATGCAGAAGAAATCCTGGGAGAGGATTTCAGtatattcttaaatattttcaagtccCAATGCATTGAATGAGATTTGAGAATATCTCAGCTTGAAACCAGTGGAAAGCAGAAACAGGAGATAAAAATGTTGTTTAAATATTACTTAGTAACTGTTGTGCATGTGGTCACAAATCTCCCTAAGACTTCAGACTGTGCTCACTTTTTTAATACATGAGGGCATGGAAGCTAACCTTCCCTTCATTTCTCCATTTATCTTTTTAAACAACAGtttaagcaaagaaaaagctCATCACTGATGCCTGCTGTTATCAACAGCTCTGAAACCAAACTGGTGTGAGATCAGAGACTCAAAAATACTGCCAGGAAATACAACCAGAGTTTTTCGCTACTGCAAGGACTCTAACAAGGTAGTGTCTGTTGAAACATTTTGATTTGCAAGTGAAAATCCAACTGTCATTTCAAACCTAAAATTTTTCTTCCCTAACACATCTGCATAATTTCTTACCAGTTCTGAAATCTATTGTTAATAATAAGATAGTGGCCTGTTAGAAAGACAGTATTCTCTAACTGATGTAATTATAGACTCTTTAAACTAACTTTTTAATAGACATTTTACACActaaaattttgtttatttttcattaattttaaaaattaattctctttAATTTTAAGCTAAAATTGGAAGAAACAGTAACAGTCACTTGATGTAAAGTCATAAGGTACACTGTTATTTTAGCCACAGTAAATTTAAATGAACATAAATTAATTACTTAAATATTTAGTCAGATAAAATTGGaccatatttttctttttttttacaaataacAATAGAAGTTCTGAAAGCAAATGGTCTTTCTTCATAAAGGGCTTTGACAACACTAGTTCATGTTAGCACCTTTTGATGGAAAGACTTTTGAAATTCAAAACCAGTTTGCTCTTAAGAATTAGGTGTTCTCTTAAAAATCAGGCTTTTTGAAACTTCCTttatgttaggaaaaaaaaacaaggaaaaaggcTAAATGGGTAAGTTTTCTTAAATCCTTTCTTAAATCCTTTTTTAATTCCTAAGTTTTCCCCAGTATAATCAAACAGCAAAATCATGGTAATGGACAAACTGATGATGTCCAAATGTAATTATATGTTGTCTAGTTGAGATCTCATGTAAAAGAGAATAGAAAGTTGCAGTCAGGAATGTTCAATAATTCCAACAGACtatttctttgcattttatGAGATTTCTCTGGTAGTGTTGTCCATCTCCTATGACACGaagcatttaaatgaaaaagaaatttgttATTATACAATTTAAAGCTTTTTCACTTGCTATTTCCTCCTGATACCCTGATAATGTCAGAAACGTGACTCTTCCATTTTGCCACCCCTTAGACAGGTTATCTCTGGGTTGAGATTTAAGGAAGTTAGGTCCTGATTGTTATGATACAGTAGAAATTTTCTTCATGAATCAATATCGATTCAGTGGTCATATAACTTTGGGGAATAGTTGTACAAGTAAAAAAGTCCATGAAATATGATCAATCCATTGCTTTACTCTGGCAGTTCCTGGGACAAGAAATACTGTAAATCAGATATACTTCAGTAGGAAGGACTGAAGAAGTATTTTCTTGTAGAACAGATTTGAAGTGAGCTAAGGAACATCATTGGTGCAGAAATGACAAAGCAAGATCAAGGCAGTGGGGGATACATTAATGCCATTCCATTTTAGCTTGCACTTCCACTTTTCCATTTTGCATCCATCCTTCTTTCCCCTGGCTGGGGAGAAGATAATGAAGGGTGtcccttatttttttctttcctctacTTACTTTTCAGCCATAAgtgaaacatttttcatttttcctctcttgtcACTCCTTTTTTGCCTGTGTAGATGGATTTTGGCAGTACTGGTGAATCATACAAAAATGAGTGCTTTGGTGAGAAAAACTAGAAACCTCTGGCATGTTGGGAAATCTGGAGTGCTACATTCTACATTTCCACTTTCAGATCAAGTCTCCCTCTCTTTGCAGTGACTTATCTCTATAGTTAACCTTATCAGTGGATAAATAACATCTAGTAAGGAAAGCAATTTTAACAGTTAGTCTTTAAGAGAACTTAACAGAGTATGAAGTTAAAGCCACATAAAAGGCATATACTCAGAAGACCAAAGTACCTGTATTTTTCATATTcagttcttaaaatattttctgcatatTCACAGGACAGACTGCTTTTATTGCCTATGTCTGGAATAATGCTGTATTAAAATCTATAACTATATAATTAAATCGTGCCCTAACTATATAATGAAATAGTGCCTTTATTTGGTAAAAATGTAGTACCTACTTTATAAACTTCCacctgggttttttgttggctgggttttttcagttttaaaatagcTGGTATCCAAAAAGGAGAGGGGGAATCAAAAACAAAGCCATGAAGTATTTCCTTGAAGATTCCTCACAAATTTTATGAATAATCAcagaaaatactaatttttattCAGTTACAGGCTATTCCTGCTCCAATTTACTGTTCATTGTCCCAGACCAAAGCACATTGAAAGAGTTTTTCCTCACAAAATTTTAAGCTGCTTGGTGCTTAGCAGTCTTTCAAGATTGCTCTAATGAATCTTTTGTCCATAAACAGAAAATCAAGCCTTTGTTAGCCTCATTCCTACTGTAATCCCACCACTGTTCGGTTTTTGTTCCATATGATAACTTTCACTCAGAATAAGCTACAACAAGTTAAACCATTTCAGAAATCATCTTTTTCAATCACTAACAAGTTTAGTTGTTATTACTAATAAAGAAAACTATGTGGTAACTGTCTTAGAATTTCAACTTAGCAACATTCTTTGCCTCAGCTTGCCAATTCATATATTTTCAATATCCCCTGGTGAGTTAGCTGAAATCAAGCCAAAATATTCCTTAGTGGCATTATTATCTATTAAGCTTGTAAATAAAACATACACAGCAACAGGACACACGAGGAAAACAGATGATATGATTAAAGACAGTATATGACAGGATTAAAGACTGTCAGCACTGATTTGTTAAATTGTTGCTAAAGCCTATTTCCATGTAAAGCACATAAAACCGGAAAAATGTCCAAGTAGTGGCTAGAATGATCAAACTCCTGCTCAGGAAGACTCCTAAGTGATTTCAGCAAATGTTCGGAGGTTTTTAATCCTTTTGAAATCAAGGGCTTCCTTCTCACTACAAGCTGTGGAGTAAAGGCTACAGAACAGCCGGTTTCCCTGAATTAAAAACCctgctggcttttttttcccctttctgccCCTGCTTTGGCAGAAATTATATGTTGTCATGCATTAAACTGTTTGTGTGGGAGGCTGTAATGACCCGtactccccagggaaggggcaaATCCCTTTCACAGCTCCAAGTGGAGACCTGGATACAAACATCTTGAGCCCTGAGATCCTCAGCACCTTTACCCTCTATGTTGAACATGACTGCCACCTAACCCTGGTGAGTTTAAGGcttggctgtgcccaggcagtgATGTACATCTGTTCTTTGTTTCACCTCTATTTTTCAAAGAACTGGTAAATTCAATAGAAGAATCCATGCCTGTGTTTTTAACCTAGGTCCTTGGTTCCATTCTTTACCCTCAGCCCACTGTTTTAACCTAAAATCTGCAAAAACGTGATATTCAAGTTAGATCTTGTCCAGGAAAGGAGTTCTTACTGTTTTTTGAAGAGGTGTTAAGCATGATAATTCAGGTGTTCTGAAATTCCACTACtacaaagaaataatattttttgcatGTCTAAAATTCACATGCAGTTTTTTAGGCTGATATTTtgcaaagattaaaaaaagtcCACAGGCTCTTGATGAGAGATGCTGTTTGGAGAAACTACCgtgtttatttgcttttgcttAAGAACACATAAATCATGTAGGCTTGATAAGTCAGTGATTATTTCAGTACAAACCTAATCATGATTATCAAGTGGAAAGGGGACAACCATCTCTTCTTAGTGCTAACAAGCTGCTTGTATTCAGCAttagaaaaatagttttaaggCAGGTAGCTAGAACTGTGCTGCCAGTAAGTCAAGCAGCTTCAAATGATTTCCTATTACAGGCTTGAGAAGCTCTCCCTAGAAGATTACGCTCCCAATCAGTGCATGGACAGGTCCCTGAGCAGAGACTCACAGTATGCATCTGTTGGCACAGTTCAGAGGACAGCAAAGATGACTTGAAATTGCCAGAAGCAACAGAAGGCATTCCTGCTGTCTGCTCCTAAACTCTGCAAATCTAATGCAAATCTTTGGCTCCGATAAGTGGAACTTGCCAAGGCAGGGAACGGAGCAAAAATCTtagaatgaaataaatttaatagCTCATCCCTCATCCTGAGAACAGGTCTGGGAAGGGCAATCCCTCTGCAATCAGGGAATTGTATTTCAGTGTCTGTAACATCTGTGAAATTCAGAGGTGAGGTTTCCCATCCCTCTCTCCTTGAATAAAGCTTACTCCTGGACTTCTCTGTTGCCTTCTAAAGCATGTTATCCCAAAGGATCAGAAATAGCCATGGGCTGTTCATCCTTTGAGAGCATGGTCACCATGAAAAGACATAACATCATAGTGTTTTGTGAAAAAAAGTTTGGTGGATTTAattcttctgctgctgaaagGGTGCTCATACATGAAAAACAAATACATCTGGTGTTAGCTGGCAGCCCCAGTAGCCCTCACTGCAAACTTCATTTTTTGTAGATGCCAGAATTCATGATCCCCTCACTTGCTGAGATGATGTCCAGGTAAGCTGAAGGCACACTGCTGGTCAGCTGCTTTCAGTACAGCTGTCCAAAGCAGTTCTGGGAATGGTTACCACGGGAGCCAGCCACAGAAGTTGTCCATGTGGCATCTTTCTGACATAACACACTGAGGCAAGGGCAGGAGGGCTTATTGTGAGAGATTGAGAATATCAGAGTTGCTGGGTTTCCTCACCTCCGTGGCTTATGCTGAGCTGAATAACTGATTACATCCAAATCTACAGATCAGGCATTTCTAGATTATCCCATTCAATTTTCACTCCTAAAACttctcaaaatacatttttttaataacgTGCAATTTTTGTACTAGTAATTACAGTGCCATGCAAGTCAAAACTCACTTGTGTACGGCAGTAAGGTAACAATTtctcttggggaaaaaaaatattttgtattactGTGTTAGAtagaatttctttattttgatgAGGAACGCTGCTTAATAAACAAATGACAGAATTTGGTTTCAAACTTTTAAATGTGTCAGAAACAAGtggatggatttttaaaaaccttCTCACCTAAGAGGGATTGTATTGCCAGAGTATGCAATCCCAGAAACTTCCATAGGATTTCTGTGGTCAGATTTTCAAATAAAACCATTTAGCTACTTAAATTTTACAAACTtaactatttttaaatgaaataactACAAAGTAATCATAAACACATAAGGCCAGATGACAACTGGGCATGTTAGGTCCAATGCTATGGCACATGTCAGTAGTGACAACTAAACTGGACAGCTCACTTAAAAGCAGCTGTAGCTAACACACTCTTTTCCAGCTATAGCAGACTTTTTAGCAATGAAGCAGCATGTGCAAAAGAGAGGAGTGGCTCCACCTTGGTGGTAACCTGTGGACAGAGGGGCACACATTTGTGACTGTTTGCCATGTGCTTGCCATCAGACTGGGATCAGTTCCTGTGCAGTCAGTGCATGGTTCAGATGACCCAGTCTGTACTGgtgtttatatttttctgaCATTGGTAGAAACTTTTCAGCTGGTAGAAACTTTTCTATTGTTTTGTTGCAATAACATGGAGTACTACAGCTAGTACAGAAGAAATTCGCCCCATCATTGGTAGTTGTCCTGGTTCTAAAAGGAGCCTTCACTGCCCTGGGAACTGTTTGTCTACACTGCACCTACAAGTACTTAGGATCTTATTCTTCTAACACCTGGTGTACAAGATGCAATTGTTCAGAAGAGTAAAATCAGGATCTTGAAGACAAAGGCactatgaaagaaaaattacacaTCCTATGCCATGTTCCTCTCCAAGCTGAACTCTTTCTTGCAAGAGAAAACTTGTGGTTGATTCCCACACCAAGAAGACATGAACAAAGACATGACCTATGTGGTTAATGCTGTTGTAGTGTTGCATCTATTTTCCCATGCCTCTTGGGAGTATCTCAGCAATTTGCTGCTGTACAGAGgtcacccacagcagctcctctttgaAATAACCTTGCTAAGCTTTTAACTGGAAGAGCCTTTAGGATCCCCTTTTGACATATCTGAATCTAAGCAGGAATCAACAGCTTCTCACACTGCATCTGCTTTCTTTTTGTTCATACAATTAATTCTTTGGCTCAACTACAATGAGAAATACAGGTGCAGTTTTCCATTAAGCTAATGGAAACTATGAAAATACTTTCCAAGGAATTAATCTGGCTACTAAGATATAATATATCACATTCCAATTTACTCTATGGTAAAAGATGATGATTTCATAATGACAAGGCTGCAATTTCACGGGAGTGCCCTTTTAGAAGAGCAGAAGCTGAAAACTTTTTGTTGAATATCctgtctgtttttaaaaaagggagaaGCTAGCAAATACCAGAAATGTTTACTTCTTTCTTTATATGTCAGTCTTATTTATGGGAGAAATTCTACCAGACTGATCTCAATTTTGTTCTCTAGGGAACAGGGaagaaggagagagagggaaCAGAAGAGTGCAAGAGTTGCATCAATGTAATTCTAATCTGAGGTCACAAGAAGATGGAAAAGGGTTTGCTCTTACTAGTAAAGCTCAGGATTGAGCCTTATACCCCATGCCCTGTTCTCTGCAACTGTTTTGCAGTGTTTATTATGCTTAAAGGAAATGTAAGCGTCTGTTACATTTATACACTGGGGTGCTTGAATGATGCCTTTGCAAGAGCTTGATGTACAGTTTGATCATCTCCTGTGTTCCCCACATAGAGAATCTGAGATGTAAAGGGAGGAGCGGGAGTAAGGCTGTTCCCACATCCAGGATTTTACCGGAGCACAATCGTAACAGGCGCTGCATCTGCTCTAGCAGAAGGATCTGTACGAATACATGCAGAGTACTCACAGGATTTGtcttttcccaaaggaaaagacAAGGGAATTGCATTCTTTTGGgggattattttcttttttttttattttctgttcacaATCGTAAGGCATAAATTGATTTCCGGAGTGTCTGAAGTTCTCTGTGTGGTCCCGTGTCTCCTCAGAGGGGACAGTAAGAGCTCCAAGAACCTTCACGGAGGGAGGCACCCTCCCTGCGAACAGGAGCCGTACCCCGATGTGCCCTGCGCTCCAGGCTGCCCAGACCCGAGCCtggccccggcccccgcccgtCCCCTGCGCTCGGGGCCACGGTGCCCGGCAGAGCCCGGGGGAGCCGAGCTGCGGAGCAGCGCCACTGCCCCGACAGACACCCCGACATCCCCCCCGGGCCCCAGCTCAGGGCCGGGCTGTCCAGGCGCGCAGACCGTCTCCGTCGGTGGAGGCGACAGCCACGGACCGTCAAGACAAGGGGCAGGAAGGACACACTGGACGGGACACACGGGGACCAGACAGCGGGAAAATAAAGGATCCTCCTACCCTGAGGGCTCCCTCACTGACTCTGCTGTGtacctgctctgctcctccacgCTGCGATTCTCCGGCGCCCGCCACTCGGGCAGGGTGCTGGCGCACAGCACCACCATGGACACAATGACGAAGAGGATGGAGACGGTGGCCAGGACCTGGGCGGCCACGGAAGACGTGGGCTCCTCAAAagtcctcctcatcctctcgAGCCACTTCCTGCCCTCGGCTCCGGGCGGCCGCCGGCCCTTGCCCTCGGGGCCGCCATTCGGCTCCTCCGCCGCGTAGTAGGTGAACGTCTCGGACATGCGGTCGTCGAGGCGGCGCTGGCAGCAGTAGTCGAGGTGGGAGCCCTCCAGCCCCCAGTAGATCATCTCGTTGTAGAAGGAGAGCTCGCACATGTGCGGCACGAAGCGCAGGTGGCCGTGCCGGACGTACAGCATGATGAAGCCGAAGGCCTCCGAGTGCCTGTCGAAGAAGTACTCGTTCCGCTCCCGGTCGTAGTCGTCGCACACCTCCAGAACGTCCTGCTCCGAGAGGCAGCCGTGCAGGCGGCTCACCCGGCGCAGCGGGAAATCCTTCAGCACCTCCCGGGAGAAGGAGTACCGGGTGCCCCCGACGTTCAACACCACCGAGGGACCGCGGCCAAAGTTCATGGCTTGGGCGGCACGGAGGAGGGGAacggcgggcagggcagggcggcGAGGCGGGGGGCAGCGCGGGCGGCAGCGGCTGCCCCGGCTCCGGCTCTGCGCGCACCGCTGGCGGCTCCCGCTCGGCGAcggggcgggcagcgggcggggagggaggcaggggggGAGGGACGGCGGAGAGACGCGGGCGCCCCGGCGGCCGCGCAGGAGCGCAGGGAGCGATGCCGCTCGCAGGTGCGGGCGCGGCTCAGCGCCGGCGGGCGGGCGCCTTCGCGGGGCCCCgccggggcgggagcggggccgcggccgcgggCATGGCGGGGCCGGGGAGCTCCGCGCCCGGCGCCGCTCCGCTGCGCTCCGCCGGTGCCGGCGGGCGGGCGAGCGAGGGGCGGTGCGGCGACGGCGGGGTGGGGACACGCCTCCTTcccgcccgctgcccgccgccCTCCGGGCACCCCGCCCGGCACAGGTCTGGGCAGCGCCGGGGCCCGCCGGCCCCGCTGTCCGCCCCGCCAAGTGGCGCTGGCTCCAAGTTGTCCACTAAACGCAAGTAACACTTTGTGGGCGTTTCCCCCCCTCAAGGAAAGCTCGAAGTGAAGTGTGTGAGCCCGATGCGGCTCGCTCCCTGTTCGCGGCAGCCGACGGCCAGCGCCTGTCTCTCCCAGCTCGTTTGTTTGCCCGCCGGGGCGCCGGGCGGTCCCGGTGCCCGGTAAGGGCAGGGCGGCGGCGGGCAGCGCTGGCCGCAGCGCCCCGGGCTCCCCTCCTTGTCACAGCCCATCCGCCCCGGCCCTCCGCCGTGCACATCTGGACAGGGTgactcttctctttttcctcctcagacAGTGCATGGACCCCAGAAAGAACCAGGTGCAATAGGCAGTCTTCTTCCCTGCTTCTGCCCATCCTGGTCTCAGGTCTCTGCTCCCGCAGCTTCCTATGTTCCTGTGTCCTGCACCTCTTCTCAAGATTAAAGCAATTACTAGCTGCTCCGACCCTGTCTGAGCTCTAAAGCTTCGATTTCATTTGGCTGCATCAAGTACAGGGAGTTAATTTCCGCTATTGACGggttttgaaattaatttttttaatttcaatatgACAGTTCTCCAAAGTGAGGTATTTTCTAGGCTCATTAACATCTG contains:
- the KCNG3 gene encoding potassium voltage-gated channel subfamily G member 3 isoform X1 — its product is MNFGRGPSVVLNVGGTRYSFSREVLKDFPLRRVSRLHGCLSEQDVLEVCDDYDRERNEYFFDRHSEAFGFIMLYVRHGHLRFVPHMCELSFYNEMIYWGLEGSHLDYCCQRRLDDRMSETFTYYAAEEPNGGPEGKGRRPPGAEGRKWLERMRRTFEEPTSSVAAQVLATVSILFVIVSMVVLCASTLPEWRAPENRSVEEQSRYTAESVREPSGIIEAICIGWFTAECIVRFIVSKNKCEFVRRPLNIIDLLAITPYYISVLMTVFTGENSQLQRAGVTLRVLRMMRIFWVIKLARHFIGLQTLGLTLKRCYREMVMLLVFICVAMAIFSALSQLLENGLDLGTKNKDYASIPAACWWVIISMTTVGYGDMCPITVPGRILGGICVVSGIVLLALPITFIYHSFVQCYHELKFRSARYSRSLSAEFLN
- the KCNG3 gene encoding potassium voltage-gated channel subfamily G member 3 isoform X2; amino-acid sequence: MNFGRGPSVVLNVGGTRYSFSREVLKDFPLRRVSRLHGCLSEQDVLEVCDDYDRERNEYFFDRHSEAFGFIMLYVRHGHLRFVPHMCELSFYNEMIYWGLEGSHLDYCCQRRLDDRMSETFTYYAAEEPNGGPEGKGRRPPGAEGRKWLERMRRTFEEPTSSVAAQVLATVSILFVIVSMVVLCASTLPEWRAPENRSVEEQSRIIEAICIGWFTAECIVRFIVSKNKCEFVRRPLNIIDLLAITPYYISVLMTVFTGENSQLQRAGVTLRVLRMMRIFWVIKLARHFIGLQTLGLTLKRCYREMVMLLVFICVAMAIFSALSQLLENGLDLGTKNKDYASIPAACWWVIISMTTVGYGDMCPITVPGRILGGICVVSGIVLLALPITFIYHSFVQCYHELKFRSARYSRSLSAEFLN